Proteins from one Streptomyces genisteinicus genomic window:
- a CDS encoding biotin-dependent carboxyltransferase family protein: MSDRAVAVVRAGALTTVQDAGRPGYAHLGVPRSGVLDAPAARLVNRLVGNTGDAAVLETTLTGCAVRPRRPVVAAVGGAPCRVTVDGRPAAWGAAIRVPAGAVLEVHPAEHGVRSYVAFAGGVAVDPVLGSRSTDLLSGLGPQPLADGAVLPLGAGSAPPAGAGGPVPWPAPPGELVLRILPGPREDWFAPGALRTLAAARYLVTSSSNRIGLRTDGPPLERAVHGELPSEGMVLGAVQVPPDGRPVVFLADHPTTGGYPVVGVVVERDLPGAAQAVPGTPVRFLPVSRVRVRR; the protein is encoded by the coding sequence ATGAGCGACCGGGCCGTCGCGGTGGTGCGGGCAGGCGCGCTGACGACGGTTCAGGACGCCGGCCGGCCCGGGTACGCCCATCTGGGCGTGCCGCGATCCGGCGTGCTGGACGCCCCGGCCGCCCGGCTCGTCAACCGGCTCGTGGGCAACACCGGGGACGCCGCCGTGCTGGAGACGACGCTGACCGGATGCGCGGTCCGTCCGCGGAGGCCCGTCGTGGCGGCCGTGGGCGGCGCGCCCTGCCGGGTCACCGTCGACGGCCGTCCTGCCGCCTGGGGCGCGGCGATCCGGGTGCCGGCGGGAGCGGTGCTGGAGGTGCACCCTGCCGAGCACGGGGTGCGGTCCTATGTCGCCTTCGCCGGAGGTGTCGCGGTCGATCCGGTGCTCGGCAGCCGTTCGACGGACCTGCTGTCGGGGCTGGGGCCCCAGCCGCTGGCCGACGGTGCCGTGCTTCCGCTCGGCGCGGGCTCCGCGCCTCCTGCGGGAGCCGGCGGGCCCGTGCCGTGGCCCGCGCCGCCCGGCGAGCTCGTCCTGCGGATCCTGCCCGGCCCGCGCGAGGACTGGTTCGCCCCCGGTGCACTGCGCACCCTGGCGGCCGCCCGCTACCTGGTGACCTCGTCGAGCAACCGCATCGGGCTGCGCACGGACGGGCCGCCGCTGGAGCGGGCGGTCCACGGCGAACTGCCCAGTGAGGGCATGGTCCTGGGGGCGGTGCAGGTGCCGCCCGACGGCCGTCCCGTGGTGTTCCTGGCGGACCATCCGACGACCGGCGGATATCCGGTCGTCGGCGTCGTCGTCGAGCGGGACCTCCCAGGCGCCGCGCAGGCGGTGCCGGGCACACCGGTCCGGTTCCTGCCCGTGAGCCGCGTGCGGGTCCGGCGGTGA
- a CDS encoding ankyrin repeat domain-containing protein encodes MSEVPDSEVIELATKVFDLARRGETETLAAYLDAGVPADLTNDKGDTLVMLAAYHGHPATVEALLARGAAADRANDRGQTPLAGAVFKGEGAVIRVLLDGGADPQAGTPSAADTARMFGKTDLLELFDGR; translated from the coding sequence ATGAGCGAGGTCCCGGACTCCGAGGTGATCGAACTCGCGACCAAGGTCTTCGACCTGGCGCGCCGCGGCGAGACCGAGACCCTCGCCGCCTATCTCGACGCGGGCGTCCCCGCCGACCTCACCAACGACAAGGGCGACACCCTCGTGATGCTCGCCGCCTACCACGGCCACCCCGCGACGGTGGAGGCGCTGCTCGCCCGCGGAGCCGCCGCCGACCGTGCCAACGACCGCGGCCAGACCCCCCTCGCGGGAGCCGTGTTCAAGGGGGAGGGCGCCGTGATCCGCGTACTCCTCGACGGGGGCGCGGACCCGCAGGCGGGCACGCCGTCCGCCGCCGATACCGCGCGGATGTTCGGGAAGACGGACCTGCTGGAGCTGTTCGACGGCCGCTGA
- a CDS encoding 5-oxoprolinase subunit B family protein: MSAPERPGAARVLRMGERGLLVELPGEAETVALHAELVRRRAAGLLPPVGEIVPAARTVLLDGVDDPEGLAGELVRWEIPPPDPRATGTVEIPVRYDGPDLAEVAALWGLAPGEAAARHASVTYRVAFCGFAPGFGYLTGLPEGLSVPRRSTPRTAVPAGSVAVAGAYTGVYPRSSPGGWQLIGTTDAVLWDPSRDPAALLAPGTLVRFTVVGSR, from the coding sequence ATGAGCGCCCCGGAGCGGCCCGGGGCGGCCCGGGTGCTGCGGATGGGTGAGCGCGGTCTCCTCGTCGAACTGCCGGGCGAGGCGGAGACCGTGGCCCTGCACGCGGAGCTCGTGCGCCGCCGCGCCGCGGGCCTGTTGCCGCCGGTCGGCGAGATCGTGCCCGCCGCGCGGACGGTCCTGCTCGACGGGGTCGACGATCCTGAGGGGCTGGCCGGGGAGCTGGTGCGCTGGGAGATACCCCCGCCCGACCCCCGGGCCACGGGCACGGTCGAGATACCGGTGCGCTACGACGGACCGGACCTGGCGGAGGTCGCCGCGCTGTGGGGCCTCGCGCCGGGCGAGGCGGCCGCCCGGCACGCGTCCGTCACCTACCGGGTCGCCTTCTGCGGCTTCGCCCCCGGGTTCGGCTACCTCACCGGCCTGCCCGAAGGGTTGTCCGTGCCCCGCAGGTCCACACCGCGTACCGCGGTACCCGCCGGGTCGGTCGCCGTGGCGGGTGCGTACACGGGGGTCTATCCCCGCTCGTCGCCGGGGGGCTGGCAGTTGATCGGCACGACGGACGCCGTGCTGTGGGATCCGTCCCGGGATCCCGCGGCGCTGCTCGCACCCGGGACCCTGGTCCGTTTCACCGTGGTGGGGAGCCGATGA
- a CDS encoding glycosyltransferase produces the protein MSGLRIVRLANFVTPSSGGLRTALDRLGRGYLAAGHEPVLVVPGERDGDRDTPQGRVVTLAGPLVAGTGGYRVLAGRRRLRTLLEELAPDRLEVSDRTTLRWTGEWARRRRIPAVMVSHETADGVLRTWGVPGPAAARAADLLNRRSAWSYTRIVCTTEWAEREFVRIGARNVVRAPLGVDLVTCAPTRRSTALRARYAAPGEVLLLLCSRLSVEKRPGTALDALAVLRERGVPARLVVAGDGPLRTSLERGAAARRLPVSFLGHVADRVSLAGLQAVADVCLAPGPAETFGLSALEALACGTPVAADASSALPEVIGAAGAVAAGTGADFADAVCEILARPAAERRASARARAELFDWPAAVTAFLAAHEALPAGEAAARPREHRP, from the coding sequence ATGAGCGGGCTGCGGATCGTCCGGCTGGCCAACTTCGTCACCCCCTCCTCCGGAGGGCTGCGCACCGCGCTCGACCGCCTCGGCCGGGGCTACCTCGCAGCCGGCCACGAACCGGTGCTCGTCGTCCCCGGCGAACGGGACGGCGACCGGGACACCCCGCAGGGCCGCGTCGTCACCCTGGCCGGACCGCTCGTCGCCGGAACCGGCGGCTACCGCGTCCTGGCGGGCCGGCGCCGTCTGCGGACCCTGCTGGAGGAGCTCGCACCCGACCGCCTGGAGGTCTCCGACCGCACCACCCTGCGCTGGACCGGCGAATGGGCCCGGCGCCGGCGGATCCCGGCCGTGATGGTCTCGCACGAGACCGCCGACGGCGTCCTGCGCACCTGGGGAGTGCCCGGACCGGCCGCCGCCCGGGCCGCGGACCTGCTCAACCGGCGCAGCGCCTGGTCCTACACCCGGATCGTCTGCACCACCGAGTGGGCGGAACGCGAGTTCGTCAGGATCGGCGCCCGCAACGTCGTCCGCGCGCCGCTCGGCGTCGACCTCGTCACCTGCGCACCGACCCGTCGCAGCACCGCACTGCGCGCCCGGTACGCCGCCCCCGGCGAGGTGCTCCTGCTGCTGTGCTCCCGGCTCTCCGTGGAGAAGCGGCCGGGCACCGCGCTCGACGCCCTGGCCGTGCTGCGGGAACGCGGCGTACCCGCACGGCTGGTCGTCGCGGGGGACGGGCCGCTCCGGACCTCGCTCGAACGCGGGGCCGCCGCCCGGCGGCTGCCCGTCTCCTTCCTCGGCCACGTCGCCGACCGCGTGTCCCTGGCCGGTCTCCAGGCCGTCGCCGACGTCTGCCTGGCGCCCGGCCCCGCGGAGACCTTCGGGCTCTCCGCCCTGGAGGCCCTGGCCTGCGGCACGCCGGTGGCGGCCGACGCGTCGTCGGCGCTCCCGGAGGTCATCGGCGCCGCGGGCGCCGTGGCCGCCGGCACCGGCGCCGACTTCGCGGACGCCGTCTGCGAGATCCTCGCCCGCCCCGCGGCCGAACGCCGGGCGTCCGCCCGGGCGCGGGCCGAGCTCTTCGACTGGCCCGCCGCGGTCACCGCGTTCCTCGCCGCCCACGAGGCGCTGCCCGCGGGCGAGGCCGCGGCACGCCCGCGCGAGCACCGGCCGTGA
- a CDS encoding glycosyltransferase family 4 protein, translating to MRVVIVTESFPPDVNGVAHCALQTARHLAADGHEPLVIAPAAAGADEADTRAPCPVVRVPSLPLPGYPQVRVALPSRRVAAAIAAHRPDIVHLAGPFVLGVRGMAAASRLGLPAVAVYQTDLAGYARTYVGAGEAAAWRRIKAVHTAADLTLAPSTAALRDLEDHGVPRVRLWPRGVDSERFRPALRDESLRREIAPHGELVVGYVGRLAPEKHVDLLAGACALPGVRVVVVGDGPSEPALRAALPGAVFLGRRTGDDLARIFASLDVFAHTGPYETFCQTVQEAMASGVPVIAPAAGGPLDLVDHGRTGLLTPPRSAGAVRDAVTALAADPARRTAFGRAGRAAVEGRSWAAVCARLTGHYADVLGARTAVAA from the coding sequence ATGCGTGTCGTCATCGTCACCGAGTCCTTCCCGCCCGACGTCAACGGCGTGGCGCACTGCGCCCTGCAGACCGCCCGGCACCTCGCCGCCGACGGTCACGAACCGCTCGTCATCGCCCCGGCCGCCGCCGGGGCGGACGAGGCGGACACCCGGGCCCCCTGCCCCGTCGTCCGCGTCCCCTCCCTCCCCCTGCCCGGATACCCGCAGGTCAGGGTCGCCCTCCCCAGCCGCAGGGTCGCCGCGGCCATCGCCGCGCACCGGCCGGACATCGTCCACCTGGCCGGCCCCTTCGTGCTCGGCGTCCGCGGCATGGCCGCCGCGTCCCGGCTGGGACTGCCCGCCGTCGCCGTCTACCAGACCGACCTGGCCGGCTACGCGCGCACCTACGTCGGCGCGGGCGAGGCGGCGGCCTGGCGGCGCATCAAGGCGGTGCACACAGCCGCGGACCTCACCCTCGCCCCGTCCACCGCGGCCCTGCGCGACCTCGAGGACCACGGCGTCCCCCGCGTCCGGCTGTGGCCGCGCGGCGTCGACTCCGAGAGGTTCCGGCCCGCGCTGCGCGACGAGAGCCTGCGCCGGGAGATCGCCCCGCACGGCGAACTCGTCGTCGGCTACGTCGGCCGCCTCGCCCCCGAGAAGCACGTCGACCTCCTCGCGGGCGCCTGCGCCCTCCCCGGCGTACGGGTGGTCGTCGTCGGCGACGGACCCAGCGAACCCGCCCTGCGCGCCGCACTGCCCGGCGCCGTCTTCCTCGGCCGCCGCACCGGCGACGACCTCGCCCGGATCTTCGCCTCGCTCGACGTCTTCGCCCACACCGGCCCCTACGAGACGTTCTGCCAGACCGTGCAGGAGGCCATGGCCTCGGGTGTACCCGTGATCGCACCGGCCGCCGGCGGGCCGCTCGACCTCGTCGACCACGGCAGGACCGGCCTGCTCACACCGCCCCGCAGCGCCGGGGCGGTGCGCGACGCCGTCACCGCCCTCGCCGCCGACCCCGCCCGCCGGACCGCCTTCGGCCGCGCCGGGCGGGCCGCCGTCGAGGGCCGCAGCTGGGCGGCCGTCTGCGCCCGGCTGACCGGTCACTACGCGGACGTCCTCGGAGCCCGCACGGCGGTGGCGGCATGA
- a CDS encoding HEAT repeat domain-containing protein: MFDPVIAPSGTLLGLLQRGRGDGTLHALAAPRADALAALDHCVVNDPRHDWQVENRSLYYARLYLDLHGSLGGIERHLTASSDLVDTDETRTGLALAVLGHLASYGRGDALALLRRYAASGANWEWALDELALRDDDTGLRTLAEPVLARFPATPEGDAALAATVRDAFEPRPWRLWEEDPRAFVGARIRSAREAGSFDRWQRQMRPSGPRPGWSVQAVLDWADDGLERGTPRHVPAARCLAAVAAPEDRPRIADAARHGSDGARCAALQYLADIQDPSVLDLVEAAVNDGSRVVADAAVLAFERMCGDEAVDRARGWVHRPDALGASAAGVLACKGTARDAPLVLGALRGTVRGEGPDAPELWTLVDGAGRLGIACAAPVLRHVYRETTSSRLRGRAAAALAATDPSYATGFAVECLWDCEETTREVAALHAETGDVRVAERLRRLAADPAEEAEVQTAVRSRIGPDMPAV; encoded by the coding sequence ATGTTCGATCCAGTCATAGCGCCGAGCGGCACGCTGCTCGGCCTCCTGCAGAGGGGCCGTGGCGACGGCACCCTGCACGCCCTGGCCGCCCCCCGCGCCGACGCGCTCGCGGCCCTCGACCACTGTGTGGTGAACGACCCCCGCCACGACTGGCAGGTCGAGAACCGCTCCCTCTACTACGCACGCCTCTACCTGGACCTCCACGGCTCGCTCGGCGGCATCGAGCGGCACCTGACCGCGAGCAGCGACCTCGTCGACACCGACGAGACCCGCACCGGTCTCGCGCTCGCCGTCCTCGGCCACCTCGCCTCCTACGGCAGGGGGGACGCCCTCGCCCTGCTGCGGCGGTACGCCGCGAGCGGAGCCAACTGGGAATGGGCCCTCGACGAACTCGCCCTGCGCGACGACGACACCGGCCTGCGCACCCTCGCCGAGCCGGTGCTCGCCCGCTTCCCGGCCACCCCGGAAGGCGACGCCGCACTCGCCGCCACGGTCCGCGACGCCTTCGAACCCCGGCCCTGGCGGCTGTGGGAGGAGGACCCCCGCGCCTTCGTCGGCGCCCGGATCAGGTCCGCCAGGGAGGCGGGGTCGTTCGACCGCTGGCAGCGCCAGATGCGCCCCAGCGGCCCCCGGCCCGGCTGGAGCGTCCAGGCGGTCCTCGACTGGGCCGACGACGGGCTGGAGCGCGGCACCCCCCGCCACGTCCCCGCCGCCCGCTGCCTGGCCGCCGTGGCCGCGCCCGAGGACCGGCCCCGGATCGCGGACGCAGCACGCCACGGCAGCGACGGCGCACGCTGCGCCGCCCTGCAGTACCTCGCCGACATCCAGGACCCCTCCGTCCTCGACCTCGTCGAGGCCGCCGTCAACGACGGCTCGCGGGTCGTCGCCGACGCCGCGGTCCTCGCCTTCGAGCGGATGTGCGGCGACGAAGCCGTGGACCGGGCCCGCGGCTGGGTGCACCGCCCCGACGCGCTCGGCGCCTCCGCCGCCGGCGTCCTGGCCTGCAAGGGCACCGCCAGGGACGCCCCCCTCGTCCTCGGCGCCCTGCGCGGCACCGTCCGCGGCGAAGGACCCGACGCACCGGAGCTCTGGACCCTCGTCGACGGCGCCGGACGCCTCGGCATCGCCTGCGCCGCCCCCGTGCTGCGCCACGTCTACCGCGAGACGACCTCCTCCCGTCTCCGCGGCCGGGCCGCCGCCGCACTCGCCGCCACCGACCCCTCCTACGCCACCGGGTTCGCCGTCGAATGCCTCTGGGACTGCGAGGAGACGACCCGCGAGGTCGCCGCCCTGCACGCCGAGACCGGCGACGTCCGCGTCGCCGAACGGCTGCGCAGACTCGCCGCCGACCCCGCCGAGGAAGCCGAGGTGCAGACCGCCGTGCGCAGCAGGATCGGGCCCGACATGCCCGCTGTGTGA